Sequence from the Mixophyes fleayi isolate aMixFle1 chromosome 4, aMixFle1.hap1, whole genome shotgun sequence genome:
gcactactctgtggcatagtatgaactgagggcactactctgtggcatagtatgaactgagggcactactctgtggcatagtatgaactgagggcactactctgtggcatagtatgaactgagaacactactgtggggcatagtatgaactgggggcactactgtgtctcATGATGAGAGGGGATATGATGACATGGGGGAGATTGGGGAAACATGATGATGAGTGCGGGTGACAGATGACATGAAACTAGTTCTAAACACTCCCCCTGGGTGGTGCTATACACCCCTCCAGGGCACGAGTATCCCTCTCTAGATTTCCTTGGGTGTACATCCTAATGAATCACGacggtacatatatatatatgtaccacTGTGATGCTTAGTAAATAGGCTTTCCCATGCAATGGGAAGCTATCGCCACCGGTGGTTACCAGTGTTATTGCAAGCAGTAACCTTTTGTTGTCTAGGTctttttgccctttaataaattgttACCTATGGACAAAAACAGAGATTCCATAGGACAGATCTtctgacactaagggctagatttactaagctgcgggtttgaaaaagtggggatgttgcctatagcaaccaatcagattctagcttttatttatttagtaccttctacaaaatgatagctagaatctgattggttgctataggcaacatccccactttttcaaacccgcagcttagtaaatctagccctaagtggctCTCACAGATGCAGTATGGGGTCCATTACTATTTTTTAAAGTGTGAACTAAAGACCATATCAATACGTATCTGTCTATGTGAAATCGGAACAGGGCTATGGTCTGCAGGGCTCTGAAACGGTTACAAATTAATAGCCGGCAAAGTCTGAGTGGAGAAGGTAAAGGGTCATTCTGCAAAAGCAGAACTATAAGCTTCTGTACAGGACACGTCTAAAGATCATACTGTCATTTTCTCTGAGGGTATAAGGCTAATGTGCCCTTGTACAGCAGACACAAGACTGCAGAAGTCAAATCGTTATGTAACGTGCTTGTGAAGGGGATTTATCTTGTGTCGCAGACTCCGTCTTATCTGGCCGCCCAGAGATGCCGAAAAACAGTTCTCTGAATCAGCAAGTGGGAAAGAACAAACACACAAACCAACCATCCAACAGCCTCACTTAAATCCAATGCAATCATCTTATACAGTAAATACACACTTGTGTACTTCACTTACCGTGCAGCCATCCGAACACGTGCACACATAAATAACACACGTTGCATGACTGCATATTACAAATTACATGACTTGCAAAGTTCTGCTATACTTAAATGCACTCAAATGTACTAAGTTTGCACTACCACTAAGTCATTTTTGTTTATTAAGGTGCcccaggaaaaatggctgcatggagaTTGTGTTGTTTCCCCACCCATAACCCCTCTACAGCTGTTTAAAATTGATTAGCTTAATTGATTTCCCCGCTCTATTACAGAACTGGCTGCATATAGCAGAACCTTGGTACTCCGACTGGGGAGAGGGGCATTAGTTAATCTAGGCGGTAGTACAGCTTTATTCTAAGTTTCCTTTAATAGACATAAGATCACCTATAAATTCTTTATAAATGCTTCCTGGTTATTTGTCCTTATACATTTTTCCAGTCAGACAAAATTAGATAAAGTTAAtttgaaaaacaataataaaaaaaaatattttaaaacattcatTCATTGAAAAGTGCTTTATTtatagaataaagcatttttttcttacattattttaatatgttggcGATAACAATATTgcttaaataggcttccccatgcaaagtcaTGGGGAAGCCATTGCCAGCGAAAGCCAGCGAATCACACCGCCGATACGGTATATCGTTGGCGACAACAGCGCTATTTCTGTCAGTAAGCTTTTCAAATATAGGGTGAAGCAATAAAacaaatccatacttgccaactctcccggaatgtccgggagactcccgcattttgtgagagtctcccggactcccgggcgagtgtggcaatctcccgaattctgcccacttcactaggaagtgccccacttcctagtgaagtgggcagaattagatcccaaacgccgcgattcccggtgaatcgcggcgtttggccccgcccccgctgtcaaatgacgcaatttgcgtcatgacgtcacagggggcggggccgaaatgacgcgatttcggccaccccgccccttcacgcccccctccactggctggctcccggaagggagctgaagaaagtaggtaagtatgaaataaacaaaacactATTTTCAGCATTTTGATTGATTACTCAGCCATGTCCACCTGCAAAAAAGGTACTTTACCAAGATAGACAGCGTACCCGATGCCATAGTGGCACGATGTCTCTATATTACATGGCTACATGGCATTACATGGATTAAATCTGCACTACCAACTAGggaaatattttactaatgttttCCCTCTTTCTAGCCATAGCCACAGGGCCTTCTACATACAGTTATTCCTGGAGCTCCTCTGCTTCTCTCACAGCACAGGCCAAAAACCAAAGAGGGTTTGAGAGGACgcaccaatcacaagctgcaagcAAGAGATTGCGGGTTGTtattggtcctcccgctcacaccCCTCCTCTCCGTTGCCATCTAATTGATTTGCCGGTTCTGCATTACAAAGCCCAGGGGGTAGATGGCTGCATGTAGTACCCCCTGGGGTCTGAGCTAGGGAAGGGGGCACATTAGCAGTATTTTACTAGTTAGCAGTGGAGCTTTACCCTACACTGTTTTGTAGACCTGTAGAACTCTCATGTTAATTAGTAGACTTCTAAAGCAAGGTTTCCAGGAATTAACACAGTAATAATAGTGAAGTTTAATTAAAATCTGCCcgcttgctttttttttgttaccaGTGGATCACTACATAGTATATTGTTGATTTCCTTTGATAGACTCTTATGCTGGCAAAAGCCAGTGAGGATCTGGAAAAAGAGAttagagaaactgaagaagagaagaaaaggacacttGCAGAGAAAGTTTTACCCTTACAGTGCAACGGGCTGAGCCTTCAGGAGTTACAGGTAAAAAATTGGCTTCCCTAATTACTCAAGAACTActgtttacatatttattaataattgaatGTGATTTACGTTGACATTTATACAAATAAGTCTATCCTATTGGActaatggcctgattcattagtgatcttatcttgtgcaaaagttaagatgcttatttttaagaagaaacggggagataagagtgaagttaagatgggttTTCATCTTAATTTTAGAAATTCTTCACtgaaactgggtacacactacacagttttaatccaataatcggctaaatcagtcgacatacgaccgctcgttcaaaagtcgggtcagtgtgtgcagtgacacgatggtcgaaagtctgcccaaatggaagattgtcgcctcatttggttggtcgtaccgtttaatattttcgttccaatctcgtttccattgtgtagtgtgtataaacttccgacggattcacaacagtgagtacgaaattacagtcattgctcacgacaacatggctgtaaaaagttgctaaagggacgtccactcttccctttatcgtcctaaacaaggctagtgtgtatgcagtccatggaccgagcgatcggaccatcgatcgaatgtaaaatcgatcggcataaaaagttggtggaaaattctgtagtgtgtacctagctttacgcAGTGTATTTTGcgtcttatctcccttttctgagcatgcacagagtgtattttcttaagataagcaaaaaacagcagataagatcactaatgaatcaggccctaaatgtctcTAAAGGCTATATAACAATTGTTCTACCTTCTTTCATTGTTTTAATGAGATTGTCTCTATAGAGTGTCAGATGATGGCCAGTAAACGTTATCCTGATGAGCTCTAAAAAAAGGGAAACAGTCTCTCTGTTTAAAGCATTGATTTAAAGGGCTACCAtgtaaacaatattaaccaaaagTCTATTTTCCATAACAGAACAGGTTTATTGCATATTGTCATAGGGAAGAATCAGATAGATCgctataattgttttttattgttttagtaaGGATGTCTTTGTATTGCTTCACATGCTGACCAGAAACGTTTATCATGTGTGTCAGCTAAAGCCTCTAAAATGCTTTAAAATTCCAGTAGGAAAAGTATTACTCAAAGGGCTTATTTGCACATTGTCCTTAAGGAACAGTTTACAGATATTCCTAGTTCTTCTCATTGTTACAAGGACATTTCTAAGAGTGTTGCAAAGAGGATGACAGAACTCTTGAATAAATCCATGATTTACTCCTGTGTCACTTTACTTTCATAAATATCTTGCACAATGTGTCATGTATTCTACACAGGGTGCTACAAACACCACCCGCTCCTATAAGTCATGGCTGGAGATGttcaaaattgttttaaaatagagatgctcaggctctatTTTCCAAAAACCGAattggatctgaatcaaggcaaaacgtcattgtttgCGTCGTTGAAGTTTGCGGGTTTTGGATACCATAAGTacttccctccccaggagatccagcgccatttctcacacagaaacaggggtagcagtgttcttgtcactctccagtctccagtgtcattgctcagtgccattgctcacacagaaacaggggtagcagtgttcttgtcactctccattctccagtgacattgctcagtgccattgctcatacagaaacaggggtagcagtgttcttgtcactctccagtctccagtgacaatgctcagttccattgctcatacagaaacaggggtagcagtgttcttgtcactctccagtctccagtgacaatgctcagttccattgctcacacagaaacaggggtagcagtgttcttgtcactctccagtctccagtgacaatgctcagttccattgctcatacagaaacaggggtagcagtgttcttgtcactctccagtctccagtgacaatgctcagttccattgctcacacagaaacaggggtagcagtgttcttgtcactctccagtctccagtgacattgctcagtgccattgctcacatagaaacaggagtggtagcagtgttcttgtcactctccattctctagtggcattgctcagtgccatttctcacacagaaacaagggtagcagtgttcttgtcactctccagtctccagtgacattgctcagttccattgctcatacagaaacaggaggggtagcagtgtacttttcactctccattctccagtgacataggctcagtgccattgctcatacagaaacagggggggtagcagtgttcttgtcactctccattctccagtgacattgctcagcgccattgctcagacagaaacaggggtagtagtgttcttgacactctccattctccaatgatagtgctgagtgccattgctcagacagaaacagaagtggtagcagtgttcttgtcactctccagtgacattgctcagtgccattgctcacacagaaacaggaagggtagcagtgttcttgtcaatctccactCTCCAGTGAtagtgctcagtgccattgctcacatagaaacaggagtggtagcagtgttcttgtcactttccagtctccagtgtcattgctcagtgccattgctcacacagaaacaggaggggtagcagtgttcttgtcaatctccactCTCCAGTGAtagtgctcagtgccattgctcacacagaaacaggagtggtagcagtgttcttgtcactctccagtctccagtgtcattgctcagtgctattgctcatacagaaacaggaggggtagcagtgttcttgtcacttaacaaaaattgactggaaattactataaattaatgttattgaggttaataataatgtaggaacaacaaaaagagccaaattatgtgattttagcattttttagcaattaaaaaaaaaatcaaaaccaaaacacgtgagggcagtttttccaaaaccagaaccaaaacacaaagttaatacagatccaataccaaaaccaaaacacgaagttaatacagatccataaccaaaaccaaaacacgaagttaatacagatccataaccaaaaccaaaacacaaagttaatacagatccataaccaaaaccaaaacacaaagttaatacagatccaaaaccaaaacacgggggtcagtgaacatccctatttTAAAGGGGTTCAAGTTTGTCAAATCCGCTCTGAAGTTTGAAATGTTGCCAGAAATTCTCAAACATTAAATATAGTAAAAGTTTTGAGCTGAATTTGAAGGCTAAATGGCTTGAGCATTTTCGAACATAATTGCTACATTTGAACAAGTTTTAGAATGCAATCACCGAACTTTGAACCTTGATCCTCGAACACAAGCCGTAAACATGGAGCCGCAAACTCAAGTTTGCGCTTCCAGCATGTCCAAGCCCCCTGGAACATGAATTTGATCAAATTGTGAACCGGTTCGAATTTTTCCAGGATCTCTTGACATAACTATTGGATGTACTCATAAAATTATTGTACAGTATGTACCTTAAAACATTTAGGTATTTGAATTAATTATTGCATCCTAATTAACATACTGATTTatatttccttctttttttttattttagaaattatgCGTGACACTTCACAAACAGATCGACTGTGCAGATGAGGAACGTTATAATATCGAAGAGAAAGTCAAAAAGAGTGATTCGGAAGTAAGATTGCCCTAATACACAAAGTCACTTCTTTATTGCCAGTTTGTTGCTATATTTAAAGAGAAAATTATCCAATCCGCACAGGAATACTTTTACCCCTATTTTATTACTCTCAAAATTGTATCTTATAAatgcatgtttaaaaaaagaatatagaaaCATACAGTTGTTTATTTTTTAGTGGATATAACACTTTGCAGGAAAAGTCCACCAGGGACAGCAGTGAAATACGAGGGCTCAGTGGAAATAAGGTCATCATGATTTTCTATGGTCTTCTTTGCGCCTGTCTATGTAGGCGACATAGGTGGTACAATACGGAGATCAGTGGATCTTCCTGAGTCGCTACTTTCCCAGTTGTTTTCTCAAGTTAAACTGAAGACACATGGACCTGCCCAGATTGGTGGAGCTGAAATAGCTCTCTTACTCTTACACCTCTCCCTCAGTCTCAGTGGTGTGTTATTTTTCCCTAGGCTACCAAAATTAGCTACTTATGCAAGTCACACCAAACAAATGACTGAGACGTCCAATAAAAATCAGACTTAAGTCATTAAGATCATTACCAGGGATGTCGCTAAATATTGTagcaacatcatcaccatttatttatatagcgccactaattccgcagcgctgtacagagaactcactcacaatctaaattccctaacacacacacacacacagactagggtcaatttgttagcagccaattagcctaccagtatgttttaatatgtccctaatatagacacacactcacacagacacagacagacaaagagggagatagacagacagggagacagacagacagagactagggtcaatttttgatagcagccaattaacctagcagtatgtttttggagtgtgggaggaaaccgcagcacccggtggtaacccacgcaaacacagggagaacatacaaactccacacagataaggccatggttgggaatcgaactcatgactccagtgctgtgaggcagaagtgctaaccactgagccactgtggaATATGTCTAGAGATAACCGACAATGGTCTGTGTCTGCTGATCTTACAATGCGAAACAGGTCCCAGTCATGTTAGCCTTATATAGtttggccacctacatttttGATAATAGACAGAACCTTATAATTAAAagcataaaacatttatttcccatagtaATGTACATTTAATATAGTTCAGTACGCTTTGCAATCCAGGGACCTATTTGATTGAAGATTGGAaattttcattttctattttactcgCCTTTTACCGTATCTAAAAGAGAAATTTATTTGCCAGGGGAACCGTACGGAGACACTACTTTCTCAGTAGAGCCACAAGTATTTTGCAATAAGAACATAGCCCAGAGTTCATGCAATATTAAGAAGTCCCTGTCCAAGGTAATACTTGTACTCCTGAGATTAAATGAGAAAGTCTGGGTCCCCGTACAGTCCTGGGCCCTAGTTGTGTCTCCAAAGATCCCTCTTATAACATGCCGCCACTTTAATCTGAATtgttctttttttcccccatagCTTAGCGCTTTAAATCAAAAGATTTTTGACCTCAAGGGAAAATTCAAGCGCCCTGCTCTGCGCAGAGTCCGCATTTCAGCAGATGCCATGCTTAAAGCCTTGCTGGGAACCACGACCAAGGTCTCCTTAGATTTGAGGTCTAGCCTGAAATCGGTGAAAAAGGAGGATGAGAAGGTACGTTGCTTGTGAATAATACATCTGTAGTGGGCTTGCTGTAGTGCTGTCCTCGCCCCAGTCCACTTCAAAGCACTTTCAATACCACGCTCACCGGTGCCAGGTGGTCTAAATCGGGACCATTAGGAAGTATTTAACATTCTGCATCTCGTCAACACATCAACAAGTATAGACGAAGAAACATTATCTTTTTAGAATCCGTGTTTGAATCATTTGAATAACTCTGTGGGTCAAACACAaggctttttctttattttaattattatgtgAGCAATCAAATCTCTGATTATAAGGATCAGTCCAATAGCCTGGATTTGTCAGAACACTAATGATATAGCGCTTTTTGTTGATCAATCACGTCATTGACCACACTAATCCCACCCACAGCCTGGATTTATTAACCAATAAGAGCACTAAGAATCCAAGGAGCATCTTGCCAACATTCTAACTTCAAAATCATTCTTAGCCGATGATGTCTACTACCAATAAAAACCTATGGTAATTATAGATTTATGCTATGTCTTCGTACAGGTTCTCTATGTCCTATATACAGGACTCCAGGACATGCCATGTCCCCAAAGATGCCCTACCCCACCATTGCCACTAGGCCATTCCCCAAAGTTTTTATATTGTGGGCGGTTTATCATAcatgaataagattgacaggCTGTCTCAGGGAAGAGACAATAGGATTATAAAATGCAGAGAATAAGAATGACAGTGTACTGAAAGTGAGCTCTGCATACAGACTTTGTAACAAATAAAATCTTATATTATATGCGATTATATATGCCcttatgtaaattatatggatattaaaagtcactgAGGCCTTGTGACTATATAAAAACCTAAGACTCTGGGCCAAGTGCTTTAATACAGGACACAGATGTCTGACGTGCTATTCGAAATAATTTATAGTCGGGAGTGCCTTATTGCCTATACTTATATTTACATTTAGGGGGAGGGGGTTCTTTGCAGGAAAGGGCACAGACGTTTTCTCCAAGCCAACGGATGCAATTATTTCATATCCTGATTTTGCACCTTCCACTTGTAGTTTTACGAAAAGCGATTTCTAGACGCACATCGATAGTAAAAACTATTCCTGGTGACCCCTAACTCTAATGATTAAATTAAAACATAAGGTAAACTGAGCAGTatattaggagaaaaacagaagcCTAAAATTAGCAACAAGTTAGTCCTGGTGACGTTTCACCCTTTCCACCAACCGCGTTGTCAGGTGGACTCACAAACCTGCAAGGCCAGGCACAGATTGATTTTTCGGGTGTAGTTGCAAGGAGCAGGAAATGCGCAAATATCATGAAACACGTTAGGAACGCAACTAGGTGCTTTTACGCAACCGAAGGAGCAGTGCGGGTTTGCATGTCTTGCAGGTCGTGACGGAGTCTTGGTGGGACCTCTCATAATTGTACatctgcatatgtgtgtgtattgctaTAGTTGTTTATTAAAAGGgagtaaaaaaacaaattcaaataACAATACTGTTTTATATCAAATCCGACTAAACCTGTTCTGTATCTGGGTGTAGCATCCCATGTAAATCTCTTACAACTTCACTAGCAATGACAGTTTTACTAGTGGCCTGAGGCTCTTTGACTATGCCTATTATTTAtgctgcactttctatgcatcgAGGTCATTAAACAAGAAACATTGTTCCTATGGATGAGTGCATGCCGCACTGTACAGGCAAAtaacaataacattcattagtAAGAATGGTGGTGAACTCTATAACCAGGTAGTCTTAGGGATGGGGGCCCACAAATATCTCACTAGTCCCATCTATTGTGTATTCTACTCTTCCTCTTAAAGGGTAACTACACCTTTGGGAGTAGTTCCGTAAGTTTATCATGAAAGCAATCAGACCCTACATGGAGGTTCCAATTTGGAGAGAGCCAAGGAGAGACCCTTACAGTTACGATAAAGGGTAGCCATTGGGCGAGAGCAGTTGTATGTTTGCAAAACTTTTCCAACCAAAGGTGGAATTATATAGCTTTAGATTTGCGGGATCATCAGGATCATTCATTTATTGTTGACATTCTTCCCTGAATTATACTGTTGTTAtggaataaataatatattttgctcATCTAGTTTCTGATATCATTGAGCCATATTTGCCAAGAGGGTTTTATGTTTTTACTGTTTCCGCCGTCACAGGAGAAAGCTGTTGAAGTGACTGATTGGCGTAAAAACATTGAAGCCATGTCTGGGATGGAGGGCAGAAAGAAGAAGTTTGACTCCAGTACAGCATAAGACAGGTAAGAAGAAACACCAAATGGTAGTGACATTAGAGTATAGAGTATatgggacctgagtcattaagggaagtaaggcaaaaaaaaggagtaaatgttctctggggaaaaccatgttacaaggcaaggggtgcaaattagtttattattgtgatcataagttaaatactggttgtttttcatctaacacacaaatacttgatagctttatttttacactgaaatttaaagttgacctaggacttgccctaccccaactataaatctgttccatcattttaaattgaccccccccccccccctccaatgcaacatggtttggcccaggtgcaaagttactccttttttatgttttgctctccttaatgactcaggccctatatctgcaaatatatctatGATGCATCATATCTATTCACTGGAGAGTAGTCCGGTAATTTTATCTGGGCCTCTTAACCttatttcaaaaacaaaacattacgcCAGTAACTTCTTGTGGTTTTATTGGATTGTATTAATCGTCCAATCAGATGCTGCGTTTTCTTAAACATCAGTATTTGATTCCTTTCTAGGTTCTCCAGGCCATACTGCCTGGAGAAGTCTGTTATACATTATTCTTCATCAGCCCTATGTCATTAACACTGAGAGCTCCGGAGCGGACGCACCTTTCTATTAGCCGGGGAAAACACCGCTTAGTGCCATTGAAGGATAACTATGCCCAAAATTATGTGTTGTTTTGGGTGGAGTCcgaagatataaaataaaaaccaaaagctTACTCACCTTCTATGTTCCATTGGCCGGATACGCTGGGGCCCCAGATGCTTCTAACACTCTGCACTCCACTCGCCATAAATCGCAAACAGTTTACTCcgctttattatttaatttcaaaGATTAAAGAACAATAGCAGACCATAAAATAGTTAGGTAACTGTGTGCTGTGACACTTAATATATGGCTACACTTTACTCTAGGCTTGCTTGGCAAACAAATGTTTCAACTTTAATTAAGGTGTTGTTGGTTATTAGGGTAAAGTTTATCACTTACGGTATTGATTGTTTTATACGTCACTTTGTCAAACGGCTTTCTCCCACGCATACAGTACATTATATGTTGAAAGTAAATGTCAGACGCTCTTAGATCCAGATTAAACTGAAAAtttcaatgttattttttatttaaaaataacttaaaaacaacaattaaaaTTTTGAAAGAGAAAATAGAAAAAGTAACTTAAATTATAGGCCGTATAACTGTCATACCATACATTCTGCAAACATAATTGATATA
This genomic interval carries:
- the LOC142150203 gene encoding troponin I, slow skeletal muscle-like, whose amino-acid sequence is MLAKASEDLEKEIRETEEEKKRTLAEKVLPLQCNGLSLQELQKLCVTLHKQIDCADEERYNIEEKVKKSDSELSALNQKIFDLKGKFKRPALRRVRISADAMLKALLGTTTKVSLDLRSSLKSVKKEDEKEKAVEVTDWRKNIEAMSGMEGRKKKFDSSTA